A genome region from Maylandia zebra isolate NMK-2024a linkage group LG6, Mzebra_GT3a, whole genome shotgun sequence includes the following:
- the cplx2a gene encoding complexin 2, like produces MNFVMKAALGGGPPDVGKMLGGEEKEEDPDAAKKEEERQEALRQQEEERKDKYAKMEAERESMRQGIRDKYGLKKREEAEAEAAAAQEESAAGSLTRPKKAVPAGCGDEEEEESIMDTVMKYLPGPLQDMLKK; encoded by the exons ATGAATTTTGTAATGAAAGCTGCGCTGGGAG GAGGCCCTCCTGATGTTGGCAAAATGCTTGGTGGGGAGGAAAAGGAAGAGGACCCTGATGCAGCgaaaaaagaggaggagagacaggaGGCACtgaggcagcaggaggaggagaggaaggacaAATATGCCAAGATGGAGGCTGAGAGGGAATCGATGAGACAAGGCATCAGAGATAAG TATGGCTTGAAAAAGCGTGAAGAGGCCGAGGctgaggcagcagctgcccaaGAAGAGTCTGCAGCGGGCAGCTTGACTAGACCTAAGAAGGCTGTGCCAGCTGGCTGTggtgatgaggaggaggaagaaagcATCATGGACACAGTGATGAAATACCTGCCAGGCCCACTGCAAGACATGCTCAAGAAGTAA